From Mucilaginibacter rubeus, a single genomic window includes:
- a CDS encoding M48 family metallopeptidase: protein MKNLTLSYPPMPAGADKNVVKPSKAFKNRVYLAVGAILLFIVCYLLLFLGSLGIAIAFGYIGVAIMMAHPAFITLAGGLALILSGLMLVYFVIKFIFKRTRIDNSDMIEITADQHPALFDFISKITTEAQAPKPKRIYLSADVNAGVFYSSSFWSMFLPVKKNLKIGLGLINSINLSEFKAVMAHEFGHFSQRSMKVGSYVYNFNKVIYDMLYDTDDYSKLISGFARVHGVFSLAASLNIKLIQGMQYVLRKVYIVVNKAHLALSREMEFQADAVAAYVSGSNHIISSLKRIDIGQACYDNLINYSRTNLKQNKRADNLYPQHLEMIKHFAGYHKIAIDDTSLPIISNGWNFPGSSEIVIKNQWSSHPTNEERELNVNHINLITQPVTESAWALFEDPLKVQMQLTNHLYEIVNTDKNAETVTLEAFKQDFYGKISENSFDPRYNNYFDDRLITTFNIDETIANHALIQRDITFEELLNAENSSLPTRAKRMQGDIDIFDQLNTADHIKTFDFRGSKYHPDDVYNLQASLKEENEAVQKRVEELDKQLFLFFYTRSAGAEREALISQYNSLFKYQQEAITDYDMYNNIMRALAPVYNKMTVDQIHDTLAEVYKQERHVKNRINEIIADQTTREYFNDEQIKTLEGYLAAKHTYYLEPRYDNKALQNFNEAMDAYVSGIAKRNFEIKKSLLNFQLTLIS from the coding sequence ATGAAAAACCTAACCTTATCGTATCCGCCCATGCCAGCAGGGGCGGATAAAAATGTAGTTAAGCCCTCGAAGGCTTTTAAAAACCGTGTATATCTTGCGGTGGGCGCTATTCTGTTATTTATAGTTTGCTACCTGCTTCTATTTTTAGGTTCGCTTGGAATAGCTATCGCATTCGGATATATAGGTGTAGCTATAATGATGGCCCATCCAGCGTTTATAACACTGGCTGGGGGGCTCGCGCTGATATTATCAGGGCTTATGCTGGTCTATTTTGTGATCAAGTTTATCTTTAAACGCACGCGTATCGATAATTCGGACATGATCGAAATAACAGCAGATCAGCACCCCGCATTGTTTGATTTTATTTCCAAAATCACTACCGAAGCACAGGCTCCAAAACCCAAACGGATCTACCTCTCGGCCGATGTAAACGCAGGTGTATTTTACAGTTCAAGTTTCTGGAGTATGTTTCTGCCGGTAAAAAAAAACCTGAAGATAGGTTTGGGCCTGATAAACTCTATAAACCTTTCGGAATTTAAAGCCGTGATGGCACACGAATTTGGCCACTTTTCTCAGCGAAGCATGAAAGTTGGCAGTTATGTGTACAACTTCAATAAAGTGATTTACGATATGCTATATGATACCGATGACTATAGCAAACTTATAAGCGGATTTGCGCGGGTACACGGAGTATTTAGCCTGGCGGCTTCTCTTAATATCAAGCTTATACAAGGCATGCAGTACGTTCTCCGTAAGGTATACATCGTAGTGAATAAGGCTCACCTCGCATTATCCCGCGAAATGGAGTTTCAAGCCGACGCTGTTGCCGCGTATGTAAGCGGATCAAACCATATTATTAGCTCTCTGAAACGTATCGATATCGGACAGGCTTGTTACGATAACCTTATTAATTACTCGCGCACCAACCTCAAACAAAATAAACGGGCAGATAATCTTTATCCTCAGCACCTCGAAATGATCAAACATTTTGCAGGCTACCACAAGATAGCGATTGATGACACTTCGCTACCCATCATATCAAATGGCTGGAATTTTCCGGGGAGCAGTGAAATTGTTATTAAAAATCAATGGTCTTCACACCCCACCAACGAAGAACGCGAATTGAATGTTAATCACATAAACCTTATAACCCAGCCCGTAACTGAGTCGGCCTGGGCGCTTTTTGAAGACCCGTTGAAAGTACAAATGCAGCTTACCAATCATCTGTATGAAATTGTTAATACAGATAAAAATGCCGAAACAGTGACGCTGGAAGCTTTCAAACAGGATTTTTATGGTAAGATCAGCGAAAACTCTTTTGACCCAAGATACAATAACTACTTTGACGACAGGCTCATCACCACTTTTAATATCGATGAAACAATAGCGAACCACGCGCTTATCCAGCGAGATATCACTTTCGAAGAATTACTGAATGCTGAAAACAGCAGCCTGCCAACAAGGGCAAAGCGTATGCAGGGAGATATCGATATATTTGATCAGCTTAATACAGCCGACCATATCAAAACTTTTGATTTTCGCGGTTCCAAGTACCACCCAGATGATGTTTATAATCTTCAGGCATCACTTAAAGAAGAAAATGAGGCCGTACAAAAGCGCGTAGAAGAGCTTGACAAACAACTCTTCCTGTTCTTTTATACGCGGTCAGCAGGCGCTGAACGTGAAGCGCTTATTTCACAATATAATAGTCTGTTTAAGTACCAGCAGGAAGCCATTACAGATTATGATATGTACAATAACATCATGCGCGCCCTGGCCCCTGTTTATAATAAAATGACCGTTGATCAAATTCATGACACCCTTGCGGAGGTTTATAAACAGGAACGGCATGTTAAAAACCGCATAAACGAAATCATTGCCGACCAAACGACCCGCGAATACTTTAACGACGAACAAATCAAAACTTTAGAGGGATATCTCGCAGCCAAACATACGTACTATCTTGAACCAAGATACGATAACAAAGCTTTACAAAACTTTAACGAGGCCATGGATGCTTACGTTTCTGGTATTGCTAAACGCAATTTTGAAATCAAGAAAAGTCTGCTTAATTTTCAGCTTACACTAATTAGTTAA
- a CDS encoding energy transducer TonB, translating to MEYREENNYPKAFIATGIIMAVLIAACYFIVFKNPPVEENGTGGILVNYGTVDEGMGDDYMSTEEPSVAEKANHTKPDKVTESKPTEEKPTPESSEKTVVTQNNEDAPEVAAPTKKPSQNVAPTPPVKTPPAKPTVNQNALYKGKASTGTGEGDGTGKTPGNQGKTTGTTLTNNYNGTGSGNGGSLNMAQRNFVSRPSVSDANRQSGKIVVDIRVDKDGNVTYARAGARGTTISDDALLQKCEDAVRNSKLNPLDNAPDQQQGTVVFVFKVN from the coding sequence ATGGAGTACAGGGAAGAAAATAACTATCCGAAAGCATTTATAGCAACAGGCATTATCATGGCTGTGCTGATAGCGGCATGTTATTTTATTGTGTTTAAAAATCCACCGGTTGAAGAGAATGGTACCGGTGGTATTCTTGTAAACTATGGTACGGTTGATGAAGGTATGGGCGATGATTATATGAGCACAGAAGAACCTTCTGTAGCCGAAAAAGCTAATCACACCAAACCCGATAAGGTTACCGAATCAAAACCTACCGAAGAAAAACCGACTCCCGAAAGCAGCGAAAAAACTGTAGTTACTCAAAATAATGAAGACGCGCCGGAAGTAGCTGCACCTACAAAAAAACCAAGCCAGAATGTAGCTCCTACTCCTCCGGTAAAAACACCGCCGGCTAAACCTACGGTTAATCAAAACGCCCTGTACAAAGGCAAGGCCTCAACCGGTACTGGCGAAGGTGACGGTACTGGCAAAACTCCGGGTAACCAGGGTAAAACTACGGGTACTACGCTTACCAATAACTATAATGGCACAGGCTCGGGTAATGGTGGTAGCCTAAACATGGCGCAACGTAACTTTGTGAGCCGTCCTTCTGTGAGTGATGCCAATCGTCAAAGCGGGAAAATCGTTGTTGATATTAGGGTTGATAAAGATGGGAATGTTACTTATGCCCGTGCAGGTGCCCGCGGAACTACGATATCAGACGATGCATTACTTCAAAAATGCGAAGATGCTGTACGCAACTCGAAGCTAAATCCGCTTGATAACGCCCCTGACCAACAACAGGGTACCGTTGTTTTTGTATTTAAGGTAAATTAA
- a CDS encoding MBL fold metallo-hydrolase → MNFKRKLLPLLYILLFPAIVSAQTSKGTAFKLVPLGVLGGIDESNLSAYMLAPAGSNNYICLDAGTLHYGLEKAVANKSFNVPASTVMRQYIKGYFISHSHLDHIAGLIINSPEDSTKNIYALNDCIETIKTHYFTWKSWANFADQGETPALKKYHYKVLEPGAETAIENTELKVKAFPLSHSNLTSTAFLVNSNDNYLLYLGDTGPDEIEKSSNMQNLWQAIAPLVKSKKLKAILIEVSFPNEQPDKTLFGHLTPKWLMTEMDELASFTGTDAIKGLNVVVTHLKPPVTSIGKIKVQLKDANKLQLNLIYPQQGKALNF, encoded by the coding sequence ATGAATTTCAAGCGTAAATTACTGCCGCTTTTATATATTTTACTATTCCCTGCAATTGTATCAGCACAAACATCAAAAGGCACGGCTTTTAAGCTTGTTCCTTTAGGTGTATTGGGCGGTATCGATGAAAGTAACCTGTCGGCATATATGCTTGCACCTGCGGGTAGCAATAATTATATCTGCCTTGATGCCGGTACATTGCATTACGGCCTTGAAAAGGCAGTAGCCAATAAAAGTTTTAATGTACCTGCAAGTACTGTAATGAGGCAGTACATTAAAGGGTATTTTATATCCCATTCGCACCTTGACCATATTGCCGGGCTTATCATCAACTCACCCGAGGATAGTACCAAAAACATCTATGCGCTAAACGACTGCATTGAGACTATAAAAACCCACTACTTTACCTGGAAAAGCTGGGCCAACTTTGCTGATCAGGGCGAAACTCCCGCCCTCAAAAAATACCACTATAAAGTATTAGAGCCTGGCGCAGAAACCGCCATCGAAAATACCGAACTTAAGGTAAAGGCATTCCCACTTAGCCATTCCAATTTAACAAGTACCGCCTTTTTAGTAAACAGTAATGATAATTACTTGCTTTACCTGGGCGATACGGGTCCGGATGAAATAGAAAAAAGCAGTAATATGCAAAACCTGTGGCAGGCCATCGCCCCATTGGTAAAAAGCAAAAAACTGAAAGCCATATTAATTGAGGTATCGTTCCCCAATGAGCAGCCTGATAAAACACTCTTCGGTCACCTTACCCCAAAATGGCTAATGACCGAGATGGACGAACTGGCCTCATTTACCGGTACGGATGCCATTAAAGGCTTAAATGTTGTGGTAACGCATTTAAAACCACCAGTTACCAGCATCGGTAAAATTAAAGTCCAGCTAAAGGACGCCAATAAATTACAGCTAAACCTGATATATCCGCAACAAGGCAAAGCACTTAATTTTTAA
- a CDS encoding alpha/beta hydrolase, with product MKILRPVFLFLLMIGSSSLFAQQGKVLEEQNIKSKILKRSVNYAVYLPPDYESANRTYPVVYLLHGYTDDHTGWLQFGEVNRYADKAIADGTIPPMIIVMPNADSSWYINSYDGKEKYEDFFIKEFMPHVEKIFRVKAEKKYRGVAGLSMGGYGTLIYTLKHPDLFAAGAALSAAVFPDDQLISTPDDTYDKIFAQLYGRGLKGKDRVNNAWLSNSVLNMVQTKTTDELKTVRYWIDCGDDDFLSKGNCLLHIALTEKNVPHEFRVRDGAHTWTYWRTGIINALAFIGDSFRQK from the coding sequence ATGAAAATACTTAGACCCGTTTTTTTATTTCTGCTGATGATAGGCAGCTCCAGCTTGTTTGCGCAGCAAGGCAAAGTACTTGAAGAGCAAAATATAAAAAGCAAAATTTTAAAGCGCAGCGTCAACTACGCAGTGTACCTTCCCCCCGATTACGAATCGGCTAACCGCACTTACCCGGTGGTTTACCTATTGCACGGTTATACAGACGACCATACCGGCTGGCTACAATTTGGTGAGGTTAACCGCTATGCGGATAAGGCCATTGCCGATGGTACTATCCCCCCAATGATCATCGTAATGCCAAATGCCGATTCGAGCTGGTATATCAACTCGTACGATGGTAAAGAGAAATATGAGGACTTCTTTATTAAAGAGTTTATGCCTCATGTTGAAAAGATCTTTCGCGTTAAAGCCGAAAAAAAATACCGCGGCGTAGCTGGTCTTTCGATGGGCGGCTATGGTACGTTGATCTATACACTTAAACATCCCGACCTGTTCGCGGCAGGAGCGGCTTTAAGTGCCGCTGTATTTCCCGATGATCAACTGATCAGCACTCCAGACGATACCTATGATAAAATATTCGCCCAGCTTTATGGCCGGGGCTTAAAAGGGAAAGACCGGGTTAACAATGCCTGGTTAAGCAATTCAGTTTTAAACATGGTACAAACCAAAACTACCGATGAACTAAAAACTGTAAGGTACTGGATAGATTGCGGCGACGACGATTTCCTGAGCAAAGGCAATTGTTTGTTGCATATCGCTCTTACTGAAAAAAATGTACCGCATGAATTCCGGGTGCGCGACGGAGCCCACACCTGGACTTACTGGCGTACCGGTATCATCAATGCGCTGGCATTTATTGGAGATAGCTTCAGACAGAAATAA
- a CDS encoding bifunctional folylpolyglutamate synthase/dihydrofolate synthase, translating into MNYEPSTMNYVQTIQYLYTQLPMFTRDGASAFKKDLTNTLELCRRLDNPQHKFKSVHVGGTNGKGSTSHMLAAILQTAGYKTGLYTSPHLKDFRERIRVNGQMISEQTVIDFVEDHKADFEEIAPSFFEMTVALAFDVFAKEKVDIAIIEVGLGGRLDSTNVISPLLSVITNIGWDHMNMLGNTLPLIAGEKAGIIKPGIPIVIGEKQEEVAKIFTDKAGETNSKIRFASEQWITEKVKGEKQKEKGNAELLELHIQSKNSELKTYDLALDLPGTYQLKNIKTVLSAIDELREQGFTIADDDIQTALKQVKTLTGLHGRWETLSHDPLTICDTGHNPDGIEEVMKNIASVNYNRLHMVIGMVNDKDTGKVLPMFPKDATYYFCKPDIPRGLDAETMKIQALAHGLTGEAYPSVKEALLSAQKNAGSDDLVFVGGSTFVVAEVV; encoded by the coding sequence ATGAACTATGAACCATCAACCATGAACTACGTACAAACCATCCAATACCTCTACACTCAGCTCCCCATGTTTACGCGTGACGGAGCTTCGGCATTTAAAAAAGACCTTACCAATACGCTTGAACTTTGCAGGCGGCTGGATAATCCCCAGCATAAATTTAAAAGCGTACACGTAGGCGGCACCAATGGCAAAGGTTCAACATCGCACATGCTGGCTGCCATTTTGCAAACAGCCGGCTATAAAACCGGACTTTATACTTCTCCGCATCTTAAAGATTTTCGTGAGCGTATCCGTGTTAACGGGCAAATGATCAGCGAGCAAACGGTTATTGACTTTGTTGAAGATCATAAGGCCGATTTTGAAGAAATAGCTCCATCCTTTTTTGAAATGACCGTAGCGCTTGCCTTTGACGTTTTTGCAAAGGAAAAAGTAGATATCGCCATCATTGAAGTAGGTTTGGGCGGCAGGTTGGATTCAACCAATGTGATCAGCCCGCTCCTGTCGGTAATTACCAATATTGGATGGGACCACATGAATATGCTGGGTAACACCCTCCCGCTTATAGCAGGCGAAAAAGCGGGCATAATTAAACCGGGCATTCCGATTGTTATAGGCGAGAAACAAGAAGAAGTAGCCAAGATTTTCACTGATAAAGCGGGCGAAACTAATAGCAAAATCCGGTTTGCATCAGAACAATGGATCACAGAAAAGGTGAAAGGTGAAAAGCAAAAGGAGAAAGGTAACGCCGAATTATTGGAGCTCCACATCCAAAGTAAAAACTCCGAACTCAAGACTTACGACTTAGCACTTGACCTCCCCGGCACCTATCAGCTTAAAAATATAAAAACGGTTTTATCTGCAATTGATGAGCTACGTGAGCAAGGTTTCACTATTGCCGACGATGATATCCAAACAGCATTAAAGCAGGTTAAAACCCTTACCGGCTTGCATGGCCGCTGGGAAACCTTAAGTCATGATCCACTCACCATTTGCGACACGGGGCATAACCCGGATGGTATTGAGGAAGTAATGAAAAATATCGCGTCTGTTAATTACAATCGCCTGCATATGGTTATCGGAATGGTGAACGATAAAGATACAGGTAAAGTATTGCCGATGTTTCCTAAAGACGCAACCTACTACTTCTGCAAACCGGACATCCCCCGCGGACTGGATGCTGAAACCATGAAAATTCAGGCACTGGCTCATGGTTTAACTGGCGAAGCCTACCCTTCTGTAAAAGAGGCACTACTATCGGCACAAAAAAATGCCGGTAGTGATGATCTGGTGTTTGTTGGGGGAAGCACTTTTGTGGTGGCGGAGGTGGTATAG
- a CDS encoding Gfo/Idh/MocA family protein gives MSTINWGIIGCGNVTEKKSGPAFKKVEDSNLVAVMRRDAEKAADYAARHGVGKWYNDADALLNDPELNAVYIATPPASHLSYAIDALKKGFNVYVEKPVTRNSAEAKAMAVAVNESSSKLTVAHYRRALPMFLKVKELIDTQLVGDIRTAQIRMWQSRKPSPVADVETNWRVLPELSGGGYFHDLAPHQLDLMLYFFGEPEMYHGFSLNQSNSTPADDHVCGQILFKNKVVVNGSWCFNVAESETTDTCEIVGTKGKITFPFFGNYINWKTDTEEETITFTHPEHIQQPFITKIVAYFKGEGPNPCPIEEAVTLMDIIDAFTLKK, from the coding sequence ATGAGTACAATAAACTGGGGTATTATAGGCTGTGGCAATGTAACCGAAAAAAAAAGCGGACCGGCATTTAAAAAAGTAGAAGACAGTAACCTTGTGGCCGTTATGCGGCGCGATGCTGAAAAAGCAGCCGATTATGCGGCACGCCACGGTGTTGGCAAATGGTACAACGATGCCGACGCATTGCTAAATGATCCGGAACTGAACGCAGTCTATATCGCTACGCCTCCTGCGTCGCACCTCAGCTATGCAATTGATGCGCTTAAAAAAGGCTTTAATGTTTACGTAGAAAAACCGGTAACCCGCAACTCGGCCGAAGCAAAGGCTATGGCGGTGGCCGTAAATGAAAGCAGTTCAAAGCTTACCGTTGCGCACTATCGCCGGGCCCTGCCAATGTTTTTAAAAGTTAAGGAACTGATAGATACACAGCTTGTAGGCGATATCCGTACTGCACAGATCAGGATGTGGCAAAGCCGTAAACCCAGCCCGGTTGCCGACGTGGAAACCAACTGGCGTGTACTGCCCGAACTATCAGGCGGTGGCTATTTTCATGACCTTGCCCCTCATCAGCTCGACCTCATGTTATATTTTTTCGGCGAGCCTGAAATGTATCATGGTTTTTCGCTTAACCAATCAAATTCAACACCTGCCGACGATCATGTATGCGGGCAGATCCTGTTTAAAAACAAGGTGGTGGTTAATGGGTCATGGTGCTTTAATGTAGCCGAAAGTGAAACTACCGATACCTGCGAGATAGTTGGTACCAAAGGAAAAATAACCTTCCCGTTTTTTGGCAACTACATCAACTGGAAAACCGACACTGAAGAAGAAACCATAACATTTACCCATCCGGAGCATATCCAACAACCGTTTATCACAAAAATAGTAGCTTACTTTAAAGGCGAAGGACCTAACCCCTGCCCTATTGAAGAAGCTGTAACGCTGATGGATATCATCGACGCGTTTACTTTAAAGAAATAA
- the mgrA gene encoding L-glyceraldehyde 3-phosphate reductase has translation MTYIASANRYQTMQYRRCGNSGIKLPAISLGLWHNFGHVDVADNYRKILHLAFDSGITHFDLANNYGPPPGSAEENFGKILKEDFRDYRDELIISSKAGYTMWPGPYGDWGSKKYLVASLDQSLKRMGLDYVDIFYHHRPDPNTPLEETMAALDLIVRQGKALYVGISNYPAELASKAIKILKELGTPCLIHQPKYSMFERWVEGGLLNVLGNEGVGCIPFSPLAQGLLTDKYLHGIPEDSRAARPTGFLQKSHITDERLSQIRDLNNLAVQRGQSLAQMALAWILKDERVTSVLIGASRPEQLSDSLKALDNIQFSAEELTRIEEILAP, from the coding sequence ATGACATATATCGCATCTGCCAATAGGTATCAAACCATGCAGTACCGTCGCTGTGGTAACAGTGGCATCAAACTACCGGCTATTTCATTAGGCCTTTGGCACAATTTCGGTCACGTTGATGTTGCCGATAACTACCGTAAAATACTACACCTCGCTTTCGATAGCGGCATCACCCATTTTGATCTAGCCAACAATTACGGTCCGCCTCCGGGCTCGGCCGAAGAAAACTTTGGCAAGATCCTGAAAGAAGATTTCCGTGATTACCGCGACGAGCTCATCATATCAAGCAAAGCCGGTTATACCATGTGGCCTGGCCCTTATGGCGACTGGGGTTCAAAGAAATATCTTGTGGCCAGTCTTGATCAAAGTCTTAAACGTATGGGGCTTGATTATGTAGATATTTTTTATCACCATCGTCCCGATCCAAACACACCGCTTGAAGAGACCATGGCTGCGTTGGACCTGATCGTTCGCCAGGGGAAAGCTTTGTATGTTGGTATTTCCAATTACCCTGCCGAACTGGCTTCTAAAGCTATTAAAATACTTAAAGAACTGGGCACGCCATGTCTTATTCATCAACCCAAATATTCCATGTTTGAGCGCTGGGTTGAAGGTGGCTTGCTTAATGTTTTAGGTAATGAAGGTGTTGGCTGTATCCCTTTTTCGCCGTTAGCACAAGGATTGTTAACCGATAAATACCTGCACGGCATCCCTGAAGATTCGAGAGCGGCACGGCCAACAGGTTTCCTTCAAAAAAGCCACATCACCGACGAACGCCTGAGCCAGATCCGGGACCTGAACAACCTGGCAGTGCAGCGCGGGCAATCACTGGCCCAAATGGCACTGGCCTGGATCCTGAAAGACGAGCGCGTAACATCGGTATTGATTGGCGCAAGCAGACCGGAACAACTATCTGATTCCTTGAAAGCCCTGGATAATATCCAGTTTTCGGCCGAAGAATTGACGAGGATAGAAGAAATTTTGGCCCCCTAA
- a CDS encoding AI-2E family transporter, with the protein MPTKKLLAPFYERLALVLIGFIALGYLVIVGKDLLDPMIFGFIFAILLLPVCEFLEKKLRLPRSMASLVSILLLVGVIAGILYLVGSQISNMANDWPMLQKQVKQSIQDLQEWIQHAFHVNAAKQMAYVDDTAKKLMESGTDVLGTTFGAISSLMLFYVFILIFTFFILLYRRLLIRFIVWVFRDENEHVVMDIVENIQSILRQYILGLLLEMVIVAGVAITVFWMIGIKYAALLGIIVGLFNIIPYIGIFTALLLSTVITFATGSLSNTITVAVSVIGIHAVDANFLLPTIVGSKVRLNALISFIGIILGEMIWGLSGMFLSIPVIAIFKIIFDRIETLKPWGYLLGGDYEYKKSAAKAMKTE; encoded by the coding sequence ATGCCAACAAAAAAACTCTTAGCTCCATTTTACGAACGTCTTGCTTTAGTACTTATCGGCTTCATCGCCCTGGGCTACCTGGTTATTGTGGGTAAAGACCTGCTCGATCCCATGATCTTTGGTTTCATATTCGCGATACTCCTACTTCCTGTATGCGAGTTTTTGGAAAAAAAACTGAGGCTTCCCCGCAGCATGGCATCATTGGTTTCAATCCTGCTATTGGTTGGAGTAATCGCGGGAATCCTATACCTTGTTGGCTCACAGATTTCTAATATGGCCAATGACTGGCCAATGCTTCAAAAACAGGTAAAACAATCCATACAGGACCTCCAGGAATGGATCCAGCATGCTTTTCACGTTAACGCCGCCAAACAAATGGCCTACGTGGATGACACAGCTAAAAAACTGATGGAATCGGGTACCGATGTATTGGGTACCACCTTCGGGGCAATTTCATCGCTGATGTTATTTTACGTGTTCATCCTGATCTTCACTTTTTTCATATTGCTATACAGGCGCTTGCTCATTCGTTTTATAGTATGGGTTTTCAGGGATGAAAATGAGCACGTGGTAATGGACATTGTTGAAAATATTCAAAGCATTCTAAGGCAGTATATTTTAGGCCTGTTATTGGAGATGGTAATAGTTGCCGGCGTGGCCATAACCGTTTTCTGGATGATAGGTATAAAATACGCGGCATTATTGGGCATCATTGTAGGGCTTTTCAATATCATCCCTTATATAGGCATCTTTACGGCCCTATTGCTAAGTACGGTAATTACTTTTGCTACTGGCAGTCTCAGCAATACTATAACAGTTGCGGTAAGTGTTATTGGTATTCATGCAGTAGACGCTAACTTTTTGCTGCCTACTATTGTTGGTTCAAAAGTAAGGCTCAACGCGCTGATCTCCTTTATTGGCATCATTTTGGGCGAAATGATCTGGGGACTTTCGGGCATGTTCTTGTCTATCCCCGTTATTGCCATATTCAAAATTATATTTGACCGGATAGAAACCCTCAAACCATGGGGATATTTGTTAGGTGGTGATTATGAGTACAAAAAATCGGCGGCAAAGGCCATGAAAACAGAATAA
- a CDS encoding DUF6496 domain-containing protein: MAKYSEKAGEKVEKTMHEMKEGKLKSGSGKKVTSKKQAIAIGLSEARKEGARVPKKKS, translated from the coding sequence ATGGCAAAGTATTCAGAAAAAGCAGGGGAGAAGGTTGAGAAAACCATGCACGAAATGAAGGAGGGCAAGCTGAAAAGCGGTAGCGGAAAAAAAGTAACCAGCAAAAAACAAGCTATAGCGATAGGGCTTTCCGAGGCCAGGAAAGAGGGGGCCAGGGTGCCTAAAAAGAAAAGTTGA
- a CDS encoding alpha/beta hydrolase, with translation MSTIKRILLLCLLFISVNAFAQTTGKVIEEQYVKSDILNHNVKYAVYLPADYETSNRTYPVVYLLHGYGDDHTGWLQFGEVNRYADKAIADGTIPPMIIVMPDAGTSWYINAYNGKQSYEDFFFKEFIPAIENEFRIKGTKQYRGVAGLSMGGFGTLEYSIKHPDMFSAAAALSAAVRTDEDFMAVTDERWKEAYSKVFGPELKGKERLNATWQANSILGLVQIKTTDELKSVRYWIDCGDDDALSKGNSLLHIALTEKKVPHEFRIRDGAHNWTYWRTGITDALAFIGDSFRQK, from the coding sequence ATGAGTACTATAAAAAGGATTTTGCTGCTTTGCTTACTATTTATTTCGGTAAATGCATTTGCGCAAACTACCGGCAAAGTGATTGAGGAACAATACGTAAAAAGCGATATTTTAAATCACAACGTAAAATACGCGGTTTACTTGCCTGCCGATTATGAAACATCTAACCGCACCTATCCGGTGGTATACCTGTTGCATGGCTACGGTGATGATCATACCGGCTGGCTTCAGTTTGGAGAAGTTAACCGCTATGCTGATAAAGCCATTGCCGATGGTACTATCCCTCCAATGATCATTGTTATGCCCGATGCAGGAACAAGTTGGTACATCAATGCCTATAATGGCAAACAGAGTTACGAAGATTTCTTTTTTAAAGAGTTTATACCGGCTATCGAAAATGAGTTCCGGATCAAAGGCACCAAACAATATCGCGGTGTAGCCGGTCTTTCTATGGGTGGTTTCGGCACTTTGGAGTACAGCATAAAACATCCCGACATGTTCTCTGCAGCAGCAGCTCTAAGCGCGGCCGTACGCACCGATGAAGATTTTATGGCCGTGACCGACGAGCGCTGGAAAGAAGCATACAGTAAAGTATTTGGCCCCGAGCTTAAAGGGAAAGAACGCCTTAATGCTACCTGGCAGGCTAACTCTATATTAGGGCTGGTGCAAATCAAAACGACCGATGAACTGAAAAGCGTTAGGTACTGGATAGATTGCGGTGATGACGATGCCCTGAGCAAAGGAAATAGCCTGCTGCATATAGCCCTAACAGAAAAGAAAGTACCCCATGAGTTCCGCATCCGTGATGGTGCCCACAACTGGACTTACTGGCGCACCGGTATTACCGACGCGTTGGCATTTATTGGGGATAGTTTTAGACAGAAGTAA